The following coding sequences lie in one Equus przewalskii isolate Varuska chromosome 25, EquPr2, whole genome shotgun sequence genomic window:
- the RPS6KA5 gene encoding ribosomal protein S6 kinase alpha-5 isoform X4, whose protein sequence is MSALAKDLIQRLLMKDPKKRLGCGPRDADEIKEHLFFQKINWDDLAAKKVPAPFKPVIRDELDVSNFAEEFTEMDPTYSPAALPQSSERLFQGYSFVAPSILFKRNAAVTDPLQVHMGVERPGVTHVARSAMMKDSPFYQHYDLDLKDKPLGEGSFSICRKCIHKKSNQAFAVKIISKRLEANTQKEITALKLCEGHPNIVKLHEVFHDQLHSFLVMELLNGGELFERIKKKKHFSETEASCIMRKLVSAVSHMHDVGVVHRDLKPENLLFTDENDNLEIKVIDFGFARLKPPDNQPLKTPCFTLHYAAPELLNHSGYDESCDLWSLGVILYTMLSGQVPFQSHDKSLTCTSAVEIMKKIKKGDFSFEGEAWRNVSQEAKDLIQGLLTVDPNKRLKMSGLRYNEWLQDGSQLSSNPLMTPDILGSSGAAVHTCVKATFHAFNKYKREGFCLQNVDKAPLAKRRKMKKTSTSTETRSSSSESSHSSSSHSHGKTTPTKTLQPSNPADGNNPETLFQFSD, encoded by the exons ATGAGTGCTTTAGCTAAGGACCTAATTCAGCGTCTTTTGATGAAAGATCCCAAGAAAAGATTGGGATGTGGTCCACGCGATGCAGATGAAATCAAAGAACATCTCTTTTTTCAG aaaataaattgggATGATTTAGCTGCCAAAAAAGTTCCTGCACCATTCAAGCCCGTCATCCGAGATGAATTAGATGTGAGCAACTTTGCAGAAGAGTTCACGGAAATGGATCCCACCTACTCTCCTGCAGCGCTGCCCCAGAGCTCCGAGAGGCTGTTCCAG GGCTATTCCTTTGTTGCCCCTTCCATTCTGTTCAAGCGCAATGCAGCCGTCACAGACCCTCTTCAGGTCCACATGGGAGTTGAACGTCCTGGGGTAACACATGTTGCTAGGAGTGCGATGATGAAG GACTCTCCGTTCTATCAACACTATGACCTAGATCTGAAGGACAAACCATTGGGAGAAGGAAGTTTTTCAATTTGTCGAAAGTGCATACACAAAAAAAGTAACCAGGCATTTGCAGTCAAAATAATCAGCAAAAG GTTGGAAGCCaatactcaaaaagaaataacagctctGAAACTCTGTGAAGGACACCCCAATATTGTGAAATTGCATGAAGTTTTTCATGATCAG CTTCACTCCTTTCTAGTGATGGAACTTCTGAACGGCGGAGAGCTGTTTGAAcgaattaagaaaaagaaacacttcaGTGAGACCGAAGCCAGCTGCATCATGCGGAAGCTGGTTTCGGCCGTGAGCCACATGCATGACGTCGGAGTGGTTCATAGAGACTTGAAACCCGAG AATTTGTTGTTCACTGATGAAAATGACAACTTGGAAATTAAAGTAATTGATTTCGGGTTTGCCCGCCTAAAGCCGCCTGATAACCAGCCTCTGAAGACGCCCTGCTTCACCCTTCACTATGCCGCCCCCGAGCTCTTGAATCACAGCGGCTACGATGAGTCCTGCGACCTCTGGAGCCTGGGCGTCATTTTG tatACAATGTTGtcagggcaagttccattccaaTCTCATGACAAAAGTTTGACGTGTACCAGTGCAGTGgaaatcatgaagaaaattaaaaagggagATTTCTCCTTTGAAGGAGAAGCCTGGAGGAATGTATCCCAAGAGGCTAAAGATTTGATCCAAG GTCTTCTCACAGTTGATCCAAATAAAAGGCTTAAAATGTCTGGCTTGAGATACAATGAATGGCTTCAAGATGGCAGTCAGCTGTCCTCAAATCCTCTGATGACTCCAGACATTCTGGGATCTTCAGGAGCTGCTGTGCATACCTGTGTGAAAGCAACCTTCCAT GCCTTTAACAAGTACAAGAGAGAGGGGTTTTGCCTTCAGAATGTTGATAAGGCGCCTTTGgcgaagagaagaaaaatgaaaaagaccagCACCAGCACGGAGACGCGCAGCAGCTCAAGTGAAAGTTCTCATTCCTCTTCCTCTCATTCTCACGGCAAAACTACACCTACAAAGACACTGCAGCCCAGCAATCCTGCCGACGGCAATAACCCAGAGACCCTCTTCCAGTTCTCCGACTGA